The sequence GGCGGTGGCCGCCCGCCTCGGCATCTCCGGGGCCGGACGGCTCCGCAAGGCCGAGCTCCTCGAGGCGGTGCGCCAGCGCACGGGCGGCTCCGGCCCCGCCGCGGACGGCCCGGCCGCCCAGGACAGCACGCCCCCCGCACGCACCGCCCCGCCCAAGTCGGAGG is a genomic window of Aquipuribacter hungaricus containing:
- a CDS encoding Rho termination factor N-terminal domain-containing protein, translated to MTDTHDVVAAPAPGAPAPAGLSGLKVAELQAVAARLGISGAGRLRKAELLEAVRQRTGGSGPAADGPAAQDSTPPARTAPPKSE